In Phycisphaerae bacterium RAS2, the DNA window CGCTGGCCACCGCCGAGATGGTGAACTCGCCGTTCGCCTGATCAGAAGAAAGACTGACGCGCTCGCCGATCTTCTTGCCGAGCAGCGACCGCGCAAACGGGCTTTGATAGGAGTATTCCTGCTTTGCCAGATCGGACTCATCCGCCCCAAGGATGGTCACCGTAATGGACGCACCACCCGCGACCGGCTGCAAGGTCACCCGATGGCCGATGCTGACGTGGTCCGCCGGGATGTCGGCCGGTTCGAGCAGCTTGGCCATCGCCAGTTCGCGGTTGAGCTTCGCCACGCGCGCCCGGAGGAGGTCGCGCTCCTCGAGGGCGAACTTGTACTCGGAGTTCTCGCTCAAGTCGCCGTGCGAAGCCGCCTCGCCGATGGCCTTGGCATTCTCGCGCATCTTTACGTTCACGATTTCGGTCAGTTCCTGTTCCTTGGACTTCAAGCCGCGCCCGGTGAAATACAGCACGCTGTCATCATCCCACAGCGCAACCTTCGGCTTGACGTACATGTTCGGGAACTTCGCGCGCAGAATGTTCGCCATGTCGTCCTGCACGCTCGGACCAAGCCCCTCGGCTCGCTCGATCAATCGGCGCATGGCCGCGGCCATCGCGTCGTCCATCGATTCAAGACATTTGCGATATTGCCCGTAATCGCGCGCCGACAGGCCCGCACGCACGCGCGCCCGCATCTCATTCACCGATTGCCCGGCCGCCTTGCCCTCCGACACCCGCGCCGGGCCGACCAGCGCCAGAATCAGCGTCAACATCTCCGTCGGCGGCGGGAGCGGAAGTGCCGTCGAGACATCCGGCCCCTTCCACAGCCACATCATCGCGTCCGTGAATCGCCCCGGCTCGGCCAGCGCCCGCTCTGCAACGCCGGCTAGCGCTTCGCCGCGACCCGCGCCTTCGACCTTTTTCGCCAACGCATCGCATTGACCCGCCGGGGCATACAGAATCAGCTCCGCCAGCAGTTCCGGCCAGCGATCCGAGAACGCCTGCTCCACGCACGCCACCGCCAGCGTCCACAGCCGACTGTCCGTCACGTTCGCGACGATTCGCACCGGGTCCGACGTTTTGCCCAGCATGTCCAGCGCCATGCCGTGCGCGTCGGTCGAAACCGGCAACCCGTCGGCCGCCACGCGCTCGATCACCAGCGCCGTCGTGAATGCCTGCACCGGCTCCTTGTGCTTCAGAAACCGCTCGATCTGCCCTACCAGGGTCTTCTGCGCACGCTCGATGAACGCCGTATCCGGCTTTGACTTGCGGCTGCGCGTCTCTCGAAGGTAACCCTCTAGCAACTCCAGCCACTCGCGCGGCGTCGTCGCCTTCGCGAACGCTCCCCACGTCTCCTCTTCCAGCGTCTGACCGACCGGGTCGTATATCAGGAACATCGGCGAGCGACCTTCGATCCGCAGGTGGTGGCTCTTTTTCACCGCGTTGCGAAGGGAGGTCCACCAGTCGGACCAGCGCTCGGCAGGGATGTGCCGCGGCACGAGCATCACTCTTAAGTCATCACGCGTGATCTTGTTGCGATGGCCACGCAGGATGCCCACCGCGAGGGTCGACGGATCGCCCTCCGCCAGCTCCGCGATGCGCTCCGGTCGCAACTGCTGCAGCACGCGGAAATCGTTCTCCTCCACCACGTCATAGTCGTCCAGCAGTTCTGCGAGGTCGATCGTCTGCGGGCGGCGGCCTGCCTGAATCGTCGCGCTGTCGCCGGCGAGGTCCAACTCCAGCAACTGAGCCGCGTGGTCGTCGCTGCGATGGATGAGGTAAGCGCCCTTGGAAAGCCGAAGGCCGGTATCAAGAAACCGAAGCGCCCGGCGAACCGACTTGCCGGACTTCAACCCCGCCTTGTCAATCCATTGTTCCAGGTCGGAGCGGTCCTTGTACGTCACCCGATACAGCGCGAGGATTTCCTCCCGCAGGCTGTCGCCATCCGTCAGCCGCACACACAATTCGCGCCCAATTTGCAACGCCGTCTCCGGCGGGCGGGACTCCTTGACGCTCGATAGCCATGCCCAGCCCAGCGTGTCCGCGAGCGGCGCCTGGCCGGCCTTCACGACGGTGTCGATCACCGGCAACAGCCGCGTACCATCTGCGGAAGGTTCTTCGATGAGAGACAGCCAGCCTTTTTCGAGATCGGCCCAGCGGCCGGCTTTGGCGAACGTCTGAAGTGCGTCGTAGTCCATGGTGTGCGAAGGCTCCTTCTCCTGCTCAATGGAAGCCCCGCATTGTCACCGTGAACGGCTCGAATGTCGAGTCGGAGACGATCCCAGTTCTCCAAGCTGTAAAAAAAGGGAAACCCGCCGCGAAATCCTTTCCGGGCGGGCGCCTCCAACGCGTTGGTCAGTTGGTGGTACTTGCTGTACTCGGCCGAGCGGAGAGGTTCGACATTCCGCAACGGGCCAGGTATTCAACGACATGCGGAGAAAACTCAACGATCGGTTCCCCTCCGCCCGACTCAACCAGGCGCTGTAATCGCGCGGACAGGATTCGCAGGCCGACGACCGTTGTGCCATCGACCCCTGCAACCGGCTGCCGATCCCTGGCGCCAATCGCTTCGCGAACCACTGCCAACGCTCGAACCACATCCATGGGTGATACTCGACGATGAATGGGCGAATGATCGACCCACCGGCGCGCGGAAACGGCGCACCCATTTTTCAGTTCTCTGACTATTGCTGTTTCAAATCGCCCGCTTATTGCCCGAAGCGTCGGACGCGGAGAGAGGCCCTCATCCGGTCTCTCTCCGCGCCCTTGCCTCGAATCTACACCTCACCGGGCGGCACACGCCACCCATCGGTCAGGTTTTATCCCGACTCCGTTTCCGGATCGGGTTGCCGCCTCGTGCCAGACTCCGCTTTCAACGCCCGTTCGTAGTGTTCGTCATAGTGTTCGACGAACTCCTTTATCTCCGGGTCAAACCCGCCCCGCGGTCGAATCTCCAGGAACGCGCCGGCTCCGGTGATCACCACCTCCCGGGGCAGTTCGCTGATTCGCATCAGCCGCTCGGGAACCACGATTCGCCCCTGCGAGTCAGGCTCGACAAACTCCGCGAGGGCGAAGAAATTGCGATTGAACACCGTGCTCGCCTGGGGCTGGAGCAGGTGCGGGCGGCGCTCGGCTGCTTGCCGCTCGAACTCACGCTCCGTATAAAGTCGCAGACAGGACTTCGGCAGTCCGATCGTGAGGTAGAACCCCTTGCCGTCTCGATCCGGCTCCAGCCGGTTGCGATACTTGGACGGAATGGCGAGGCGGTTCTTTTCATCGATGTTGTGGTCTGCTGACCCTGTTAGGAAAAGCATGGTGTTTCCGTGGCGTTTGGGCCGGCGACCCACTTGTCACCACTAGAAGGGAATTATCACCACAATCCTCCACCGATTGCAAGACTTTTCTGCACCCATTTCTTCAAATGTTTTCGGCGAGCGCGGAACCTCCGTAGAAACAGAAGTTTGCGTAAGAAAGATTTTTCTATTCACAGAGTCTGCATGGGCGAACTTATCGGCCCATCGCCCGCTCGTACAGCGCAATCCAGCGGTCCACCACCCGGTCCATGTCGTGCTGGTCGCGAACATAGTCCATCCCCGCCCTGCGAATGGCCTGTTGTTCGGGGTTTGTAAGGACTCGCCGCCCCGCCGCGGCAATGGCCGCGACGTCTCCCACCGGCGCGAGCAGACCCCGGCGCCCCTCGTCCAGCAATTCACGACAACTTGCGATATCCGATGCCACCACAGAGCATCCGCACGCCAGCGCCTCCAGCACAACGTTCGGCGAACCCTCCGTGCGCGAGCACAACAGCATCAGGTCCGCGGCCTTCAACCAGCCGATCACGTCCTCGCTCCAGCCAAGCATCCGCACGCAATTGGTCCGCCCGGTTGCGCGAACGTATTCCGCGAGTGCCTCGCGCCGCGAGCCGTCGCCAAGCATCACGCCGAAGGCACCGGCCGCGTCATGCAGCGCGCCCATCACATCGACAACGGTCTCCAACTGCTTAACCGGATCGAGCCGCCCGGCCCACACGACAAGGGGCGACGTATCGGGCAGCCCGAATCGCCCGCGATTCACCGGCGGCGTCCGCTCGATCGCGCGCAGATCCAGCCCGTTGGGAATCACCACAACGCGCCCGGGGTCCACTCCCAGATCGCCGATCACATGCCGGGCCACTGCATTCGAATTCACCGCGTGAAGCGTTGACCGTCCGGCCGTCAGCATCTCGCCCCATCGGTGCCACCGGCGCTCAATCTCGATGGTCACGGTGGACGTGATGATCGGCCGCTCACAGTCAAGGCGTCCCATCCACCGCGCCGCGAGATTCGCGTGAAACAGCGACGCATGAATCAGATCGGGATTCTCGCGTCGAATGACGCCCCGCAGCGCTGCCACGGCGCGAACGTCGCTCACCCGAGTCGCCCCACAGGCGAACGTTGCAACGCCTTGTTCTTCGAGGATTCCGTGAAGTTCACCCCGGCCCCCGAGGCAGCCCACGATCGGCCGATGCCCGCGCTCCCGAAGCGCAATCGCCAGCCGCGTCATGCGCCACGGCAGCCCGCCGGGTTTGAGATCGGTCGTCAGAATCAGCGGGCGGAGCATAGTTTGATGGTGGGCAGCGCGCGTCCATCGCGGCCACACGGGTCAAGCGACCGGTCGCAACGAGCCCGACCGACTTTGATTCGAGCCACCCTCGATTCAGGCAACTTTCGAATCGGGAGAGGCAGCGCGCGGGCGGCCCGTCAAAAGCAGCATGCCCGACATGACGAGCGAAGCGAGGAGAATGCCGATGGCGATCGCGACATCCTTCTTTTCCAGGTCAAACATCGCCGGCATCACCGGGTCCATCGGCTGGAATTGAACGGCCCCTGCGGCGCTGATTTGCCGCGAGGAACGCACACGCTGAATCTCATCCTCGGCTTCGGTGATTCGATTCTTGATGGAGGCCATTTGCTCGCGCTTCCGCTCGACCGCGTCCTTTTGCGCTGCAACGGCCGCCACCTCGTCCGGCGTCAGCGTCGCCGCTCCATCCACGCGCATGAACTCTTCGCTCAAATTCTGATGCCGCGTTGTCGCGCTCTCCACGGCAGCCTTCAATTCCGCCAGCCGAGCCGTGCGATGCGCCTCGCGCTCCTTCGCCAGCGTGTCGGCAACCGCCTTCTTATGATGCTCCTGCCGCTCGCGGATGCGCGGGGCGAGGTCGTTCAATGCGTTTCGCAGGGCCTTCAACTCCACGTTGTACCGCGGCGCCACGTCGCGCGCCTGAACCGTCCAGCGATTCCGCGCTTCCAGGCTCTTGTGTGCCAGGTTGGTCAGGATGCTCTGGATGATCCGCCGCTTGGTCATCTCGTTGCCGGCCGCGCCGATCTGCTCGGCCTTTTGCGCCGCGCCGCCAAACGACAATCTCGACGCCGCGTGGAAATCGCGCACGAGCGACTCCGCCTTCTGCTGATACTCGATCAGCAACTGCGGGTCCATGCCCTGCTTCCACGCGCTGGCCTTGGGCATCAGGTCTTCCCAGCCGCTCGCGAACGTTTTGGCCTGCTCCTGATAATCCGCGAGGTCCAGCCCGATCAACTCCAGTTCCTTGCGAATCTCTTCATCAGTCTGCGTCGAGACCTGCTTTTTCGTTTCCTCGACGAGTTCCTCAATGCTGGTGAGCAATTCCGGAATCGGCCGACGCGCCTTGTCCATCGCTGAAACAAGCGACGCATGGAACTCAACCGCCTTGCTCTGCTGCTGCTGCAAGGCCTGGTTTAATTCTTCGTCCGACGTGGCCGCCGCCGCAAGTTGCGCCTCGGTCGGGACAATCGGCGCCGTTGGAGCCGGGGTCGCCTCAAACGCGGCGAGTGCCGACTTGGCCGCATCGATTTGCTTCTGCGCTGCGGCAAGGTCGTCCTTGATCCGCGCTTTGGATTGCTGCGCATCGTTGACCCGCTTCAGCAGCGGATCGGTCGCCGCGGCCTGTTCAAGAGTCGTCAACTCGGCCTGTGCCTCGGCCAGTTCGCCTCGCAGCGGCGCGATGCCCGCCTCAAGGGACGCTGTGCGCCGTTCAATCTCCTCCTGCGAGTTGCCCAGCCGACCCAGCGCTGCCGTGTATGCCTGCCCGACCGCGTTGACCCAGCCCTGGGCCTTGTCCTGATCCGCGAGCGGCGCCTTGATACGAACGTCCACGCAGTCGCCGGTCGGCGCATCGGCCACAAAAAATCGTTGATCGCGATACAACGCCTTCAAATCCGCCGAAGCAAGACGCGACGCCTCGTCGAACACTTCGGGGCGGAGGATGTTGGCCGCGTGCTCGCGTGCGCTGGCCTGAATGCCCTGGCCCGTGCCTTCGAGTGCGAATCGCCCTCGAACGATCACATCGCGCGACGGTGTGTACAGGTACGCCATAGCCGCCAGGCCGCCGAAGATCAGCCCGAACGATGCCGCGCGGAAGACTCGCCGTCGCGGCGCGACCGACTCGGCCGCAGGCAGGCCCACGACCTCGGGCTGCACTGCCGGGAGAGGAAGCTCGTTCAACTCCTCTCCGGTCACGAATTCCAGATCGTGATCGTCCAGCACGTGCCCATCGTCATTGAACGAATCCGCAGGCGAAACGACGGGGGACCCCGCATCCTTCGGGTCGTCGTCGAACGACGTCGCACCGCGTGCCCCGGCCGGCACGTCGAACGAGTCGTCATCGGCGAGAAATCTAACAATGTCTTCATCCGACGTCGAGCCTTCATCGATTCGCACGTCGGCGATGTCGTCCCGAATCGGCATCCGGCGCGATTGCTCCGCCCGGCTCGCCGCACGAGCCGCTGCGTCGGCCGCGGCACGCGTTGCCTCGCGCCGAAGGTCGGCACGCTCCTCGGTCCATTGCGCCTCGCGCCGTCGAAACTCCTCCGCATCGCGCTGGATCCGCTCGCGCAACGCCTCCAGTTCCGACTCGACCTCCGTGCGCCGACCGGTGAACTCGCTCTGCAATTGTGACTGCTTCGCCCGGTGCTCGCTCTCCAGGTCCTGGCGCTGCCGTGCCGCCTGCGCGTCCAATTGCTCGCGCCGCTCCTTCAGTTCCGTCTCGAGTAGCTCAAGCCGAGTTTGAATGTCACGCTGCACTTCCGACAGGCGATTCTCACATCGACGCTGCGTTTCTTCCTCGCGGCGCTCCACGTCCGCCAGGCGATCCGCGATGGACAACTCAAACTTCTCGCGCAACTCCTGCATCGCGCGCTCTTCACGGCCGGCTGCCTCGGCTTCCAGCGCTTCCACGCGTGCCTGATAGTCCGCTTCCAACTGTCGTTCGCGGTCGCGAAGCTGGGCCTCCAACTCCGCCACCTGCGACTCGGCGTCATGCCGCGAGCGCTCTAGCGCCGCACGACGATCGGCAACCGCCTCCTCCAGATCGTCCCGCTGGCGAAGCAACTGCTCGACTTCCTGCCGAACCTCCGCCGCCTTGCCTTCCACCGCACGCGTGCGACGCTCGATTTCCTGCTTCGCCTCAGCCACTTCTGCGGCGACGGCAGACAACGCCTCTTCGTGCGCACGCAGCGCCTCTTCCTTCTGACGAAGCTCGCGCTCCTTCGCCTCGGCATCCCGAAGTAGCGTCGACAGCTTCTGGCCCGATTCGCCGCGGCCGTGAAGCTCGGCCCAGTCCTGCCGTTGCCGGCGCAGTTCGGCCAGTTGGCGCTTGAGATTCGCTCCATATTGCTCGAGTTGCCGCGCCCGTTTCGCCATCCGCTCTTCGCGGTCGGCCAGCCGCCGGCGATGTTCGTCATTCAGCCGCCTCGCCTCGACATCGGCCGCCTGCTGCTCTTCCAACTCCTCGCGCGCCCGGGTCAAGCGTTGCTGCTCGGCCGCGATGTGCTGATGCGATCGCTCCAGCTCTTCGCGCTCCTGCGTCAGCTTCAATCGCTCGCGCCGAGCCGCTTCCAGTTCTCCGTTCAGTTCTTTCAAGCGAGCATCGACCAGGCCGGCGTCTTCCGCGAGCCGCGCCTTGCGCAGCCGCATGCGGTCGGCCTTGGCCACAAGCTGGCGGCGAAGTTCCTCCGTCTCTTCGGTTGTTCGTCGCAGAGACGCCCGGGCCTGCTCCACCTCGGCCTGCGTGGCCTTGAGCTGCGCCGTCTCTTCAGCCAGCAGCCGCTCGCGATCGCGCGCAGCCACGCGCTCGCGTTCCAGTTTTGCCCATTCGCGATCCAGTTCCTCTCGCCGGGCGTCGACATCCGTGCGCTGCGACGCGATCTC includes these proteins:
- the mraZ gene encoding Transcriptional regulator MraZ encodes the protein MLFLTGSADHNIDEKNRLAIPSKYRNRLEPDRDGKGFYLTIGLPKSCLRLYTEREFERQAAERRPHLLQPQASTVFNRNFFALAEFVEPDSQGRIVVPERLMRISELPREVVITGAGAFLEIRPRGGFDPEIKEFVEHYDEHYERALKAESGTRRQPDPETESG
- the kanF_2 gene encoding 2-deoxystreptamine glucosyltransferase, encoding MLRPLILTTDLKPGGLPWRMTRLAIALRERGHRPIVGCLGGRGELHGILEEQGVATFACGATRVSDVRAVAALRGVIRRENPDLIHASLFHANLAARWMGRLDCERPIITSTVTIEIERRWHRWGEMLTAGRSTLHAVNSNAVARHVIGDLGVDPGRVVVIPNGLDLRAIERTPPVNRGRFGLPDTSPLVVWAGRLDPVKQLETVVDVMGALHDAAGAFGVMLGDGSRREALAEYVRATGRTNCVRMLGWSEDVIGWLKAADLMLLCSRTEGSPNVVLEALACGCSVVASDIASCRELLDEGRRGLLAPVGDVAAIAAAGRRVLTNPEQQAIRRAGMDYVRDQHDMDRVVDRWIALYERAMGR
- the greA gene encoding Transcription elongation factor GreA, whose amino-acid sequence is MDYDALQTFAKAGRWADLEKGWLSLIEEPSADGTRLLPVIDTVVKAGQAPLADTLGWAWLSSVKESRPPETALQIGRELCVRLTDGDSLREEILALYRVTYKDRSDLEQWIDKAGLKSGKSVRRALRFLDTGLRLSKGAYLIHRSDDHAAQLLELDLAGDSATIQAGRRPQTIDLAELLDDYDVVEENDFRVLQQLRPERIAELAEGDPSTLAVGILRGHRNKITRDDLRVMLVPRHIPAERWSDWWTSLRNAVKKSHHLRIEGRSPMFLIYDPVGQTLEEETWGAFAKATTPREWLELLEGYLRETRSRKSKPDTAFIERAQKTLVGQIERFLKHKEPVQAFTTALVIERVAADGLPVSTDAHGMALDMLGKTSDPVRIVANVTDSRLWTLAVACVEQAFSDRWPELLAELILYAPAGQCDALAKKVEGAGRGEALAGVAERALAEPGRFTDAMMWLWKGPDVSTALPLPPPTEMLTLILALVGPARVSEGKAAGQSVNEMRARVRAGLSARDYGQYRKCLESMDDAMAAAMRRLIERAEGLGPSVQDDMANILRAKFPNMYVKPKVALWDDDSVLYFTGRGLKSKEQELTEIVNVKMRENAKAIGEAASHGDLSENSEYKFALEERDLLRARVAKLNRELAMAKLLEPADIPADHVSIGHRVTLQPVAGGASITVTILGADESDLAKQEYSYQSPFARSLLGKKIGERVSLSSDQANGEFTISAVASVLN